From one Thunnus maccoyii chromosome 6, fThuMac1.1, whole genome shotgun sequence genomic stretch:
- the hnf1ba gene encoding hepatocyte nuclear factor 1-beta-A isoform X2 — protein MFSKMVSKLTSLQQELLSALLDSGVTKDVLIQALDDMDPSPPGFGVKLENLPMSPAAPQSGKMNAGDQDTKPIFHTLTNGHSKGKLSGDEGSEDGDDYDTPPILRELQSLNTEEAVEQRAEVDRMLAEDPWRAARMIKGYMQQHNIPQREVVDITGLNQSHLSQHLNKGTPMKTQKRAALYTWYVKKQREILRQFNQAVQGSGSNMTDKGNQDPTFFFPEFNPTGQSMGQPGDEVGSEPSCKKMRRNRFKWGPASQQILYQAYERQKNPSKEEREALVEECNRAECLQRGVSPSKAQGLGSNLVTEVRVYNWFANRRKEEAFRQKLAMDAYSTPTHSINPLLSHSSPHHPQTSASPPMRYSQGPGEVTSSTTISHHSSNAMATSQSVLQQVSPGGLDPSHSLLSPDAKMISGSGGGLPPVSTLTNIHSSHHSHQQSQNLIMPLSGVMAIAQSLNTSQSQTVPVINSVAGSLAALQPVQFSQQLHSPHQQSLMQQSPSHMSQQPFMATVTHSHMYPHKQEPPQYSHPSRFPSAMVVTDANSISTLSSMSSSKTDAPVNKMVQLGGLSWCPLQAW, from the exons atgttctctAAAATGGTATCCAAGCTGACATCCCTGCAGCAGGAGCTCCTCAGCGCCCTGCTGGACTCAGGAGTTACCAAAGATGTTCTGATCCAGGCCCTGGATGATATGGACCCGAGCCCGCCCGGCTTTGGAGTAAAATTGGAGAACCTGCCCATGTCTCCCGCTGCTCCTCAGAGCGGAAAGATGAACGCAGGGGACCAGGACACGAAGCCCATCTTCCACACGCTCACCAACGGCCACAGCAAGGGCAAGCTGTCCGGGGACGAGGGCTCCGAGGACGGGGACGACTACGACACGCCGCCGATCCTGAGGGAGCTCCAGTCGCTCAACACGGAGGAGGCCGTCGAGCAAAGGGCGGAGGTGGATCGCATGTTGGC AGAGGATCCATGGCGTGCTGCCCGCATGATCAAAGGTTACATGCAACAGCACAACATTCCCCAACGGGAGGTGGTGGACATCACAGGGCTGAACCAGTCTCACCTCTCCCAGCACCTCAACAAAGGCACGCCCATGAAAACGCAGAAACGAGCGGCCCTCTACACCTGGTATGTCAAGAAACAGCGGGAAATTCTCAGAC AGTTCAACCAGGCAGTGCAAGGTTCTGGCAGCAATATGACAGACAAAGGCAATCAGGATCCAacgttttttttcccagagttCAACCCCACTGGTCAGAGCATGGGTCAGCCCGGCGATGAGGTCGGCAGTGAACCCTCATGCAAGAAAATGAGACGTAACCGTTTCAAATGGGGGCCTGCATCACAGCAGATCCTCTACCAGGCCTATGAAAGGCAGAAGAACCCCAGCAAAGAGGAGAGGGAAGCTCTGGTAGAAGAGTGCAACAG AGCCGAGTGTCTCCAGAGAGGCGTATCCCCCTCCAAAGCTCAGGGCCTCGGCTCTAATCTGGTCACAGAAGTGCGAGTCTACAACTGGTTTGCCAACCGGCGCAAAGAGGAAGCCTTCAGGCAGAAGTTGGCCATGGACGCCTACAGCACACCAACCCACAGCATCAACCCTCTGCTGTCACACAGCTCTCCACATCATCCCCAGACCAGCGCTTCACCTCCCA tgcgCTACAGCCAAGGCCCCGGTGAGGTCACCTCCTCCACAACCATCAGTCACCACAGTAGCAATGCCATGGCGACCAGCCAGTCAGTGCTTCAGCAGGTGTCTCCGGGAGGATTGGACCCCAGCCACAGTCTGCTGTCACCTGACGCCAAGATG ATTTCGGGTTCAGGTGGTGGACTTCCTCCTGTGAGCACACTCACCAACATCCACAGTTCCCATCACAGCCATCAGCAGTCACAGAACCTCATCATGCCTCTTTCTGGAGTCATGGCTATAGCACAGA GTTTAAACACATCACAGTCTCAGACGGTGCCAGTGATCAACAGTGTGGCGGGCAGCCTGGCAGCGCTGCAGCCGGTGCAGTTTTCTCAGCAGCTTCACAGCCCCCACCAGCAGAGCCTGATGCAACAGTCTCCCAGCCACATGAGCCAGCAGCCGTTCATGGCTactgtcacacactcacaca tgtACCCTCACAAGCAGGAACCCCCGCAATATTCCCACCCATCACGTTTCCCCTCGGCCATGGTGGTCACGGACGCCAACAGCATCAGCACCCTCAGCTCCATGTCCTCAAGCAAGACG GATGCTCCTGTAAACAAGATGGTGCAACTTGGGGGTCTCTCCTGG TGTCCTCTTCAAGCTTGGTGA
- the hnf1ba gene encoding hepatocyte nuclear factor 1-beta-A isoform X1 gives MFSKMVSKLTSLQQELLSALLDSGVTKDVLIQALDDMDPSPPGFGVKLENLPMSPAAPQSGKMNAGDQDTKPIFHTLTNGHSKGKLSGDEGSEDGDDYDTPPILRELQSLNTEEAVEQRAEVDRMLAEDPWRAARMIKGYMQQHNIPQREVVDITGLNQSHLSQHLNKGTPMKTQKRAALYTWYVKKQREILRQFNQAVQGSGSNMTDKGNQDPTFFFPEFNPTGQSMGQPGDEVGSEPSCKKMRRNRFKWGPASQQILYQAYERQKNPSKEEREALVEECNRAECLQRGVSPSKAQGLGSNLVTEVRVYNWFANRRKEEAFRQKLAMDAYSTPTHSINPLLSHSSPHHPQTSASPPSKMPVRYSQGPGEVTSSTTISHHSSNAMATSQSVLQQVSPGGLDPSHSLLSPDAKMISGSGGGLPPVSTLTNIHSSHHSHQQSQNLIMPLSGVMAIAQSLNTSQSQTVPVINSVAGSLAALQPVQFSQQLHSPHQQSLMQQSPSHMSQQPFMATVTHSHMYPHKQEPPQYSHPSRFPSAMVVTDANSISTLSSMSSSKTDAPVNKMVQLGGLSWCPLQAW, from the exons atgttctctAAAATGGTATCCAAGCTGACATCCCTGCAGCAGGAGCTCCTCAGCGCCCTGCTGGACTCAGGAGTTACCAAAGATGTTCTGATCCAGGCCCTGGATGATATGGACCCGAGCCCGCCCGGCTTTGGAGTAAAATTGGAGAACCTGCCCATGTCTCCCGCTGCTCCTCAGAGCGGAAAGATGAACGCAGGGGACCAGGACACGAAGCCCATCTTCCACACGCTCACCAACGGCCACAGCAAGGGCAAGCTGTCCGGGGACGAGGGCTCCGAGGACGGGGACGACTACGACACGCCGCCGATCCTGAGGGAGCTCCAGTCGCTCAACACGGAGGAGGCCGTCGAGCAAAGGGCGGAGGTGGATCGCATGTTGGC AGAGGATCCATGGCGTGCTGCCCGCATGATCAAAGGTTACATGCAACAGCACAACATTCCCCAACGGGAGGTGGTGGACATCACAGGGCTGAACCAGTCTCACCTCTCCCAGCACCTCAACAAAGGCACGCCCATGAAAACGCAGAAACGAGCGGCCCTCTACACCTGGTATGTCAAGAAACAGCGGGAAATTCTCAGAC AGTTCAACCAGGCAGTGCAAGGTTCTGGCAGCAATATGACAGACAAAGGCAATCAGGATCCAacgttttttttcccagagttCAACCCCACTGGTCAGAGCATGGGTCAGCCCGGCGATGAGGTCGGCAGTGAACCCTCATGCAAGAAAATGAGACGTAACCGTTTCAAATGGGGGCCTGCATCACAGCAGATCCTCTACCAGGCCTATGAAAGGCAGAAGAACCCCAGCAAAGAGGAGAGGGAAGCTCTGGTAGAAGAGTGCAACAG AGCCGAGTGTCTCCAGAGAGGCGTATCCCCCTCCAAAGCTCAGGGCCTCGGCTCTAATCTGGTCACAGAAGTGCGAGTCTACAACTGGTTTGCCAACCGGCGCAAAGAGGAAGCCTTCAGGCAGAAGTTGGCCATGGACGCCTACAGCACACCAACCCACAGCATCAACCCTCTGCTGTCACACAGCTCTCCACATCATCCCCAGACCAGCGCTTCACCTCCCAGTAAGATGCCAG tgcgCTACAGCCAAGGCCCCGGTGAGGTCACCTCCTCCACAACCATCAGTCACCACAGTAGCAATGCCATGGCGACCAGCCAGTCAGTGCTTCAGCAGGTGTCTCCGGGAGGATTGGACCCCAGCCACAGTCTGCTGTCACCTGACGCCAAGATG ATTTCGGGTTCAGGTGGTGGACTTCCTCCTGTGAGCACACTCACCAACATCCACAGTTCCCATCACAGCCATCAGCAGTCACAGAACCTCATCATGCCTCTTTCTGGAGTCATGGCTATAGCACAGA GTTTAAACACATCACAGTCTCAGACGGTGCCAGTGATCAACAGTGTGGCGGGCAGCCTGGCAGCGCTGCAGCCGGTGCAGTTTTCTCAGCAGCTTCACAGCCCCCACCAGCAGAGCCTGATGCAACAGTCTCCCAGCCACATGAGCCAGCAGCCGTTCATGGCTactgtcacacactcacaca tgtACCCTCACAAGCAGGAACCCCCGCAATATTCCCACCCATCACGTTTCCCCTCGGCCATGGTGGTCACGGACGCCAACAGCATCAGCACCCTCAGCTCCATGTCCTCAAGCAAGACG GATGCTCCTGTAAACAAGATGGTGCAACTTGGGGGTCTCTCCTGG TGTCCTCTTCAAGCTTGGTGA
- the hnf1ba gene encoding hepatocyte nuclear factor 1-beta-A isoform X3: MFSKMVSKLTSLQQELLSALLDSGVTKDVLIQALDDMDPSPPGFGVKLENLPMSPAAPQSGKMNAGDQDTKPIFHTLTNGHSKGKLSGDEGSEDGDDYDTPPILRELQSLNTEEAVEQRAEVDRMLAEDPWRAARMIKGYMQQHNIPQREVVDITGLNQSHLSQHLNKGTPMKTQKRAALYTWYVKKQREILRQFNQAVQGSGSNMTDKGNQDPTFFFPEFNPTGQSMGQPGDEVGSEPSCKKMRRNRFKWGPASQQILYQAYERQKNPSKEEREALVEECNRAECLQRGVSPSKAQGLGSNLVTEVRVYNWFANRRKEEAFRQKLAMDAYSTPTHSINPLLSHSSPHHPQTSASPPSKMPVRYSQGPGEVTSSTTISHHSSNAMATSQSVLQQVSPGGLDPSHSLLSPDAKMISGSGGGLPPVSTLTNIHSSHHSHQQSQNLIMPLSGVMAIAQSLNTSQSQTVPVINSVAGSLAALQPVQFSQQLHSPHQQSLMQQSPSHMSQQPFMATVTHSHMYPHKQEPPQYSHPSRFPSAMVVTDANSISTLSSMSSSKTCPLQAW; encoded by the exons atgttctctAAAATGGTATCCAAGCTGACATCCCTGCAGCAGGAGCTCCTCAGCGCCCTGCTGGACTCAGGAGTTACCAAAGATGTTCTGATCCAGGCCCTGGATGATATGGACCCGAGCCCGCCCGGCTTTGGAGTAAAATTGGAGAACCTGCCCATGTCTCCCGCTGCTCCTCAGAGCGGAAAGATGAACGCAGGGGACCAGGACACGAAGCCCATCTTCCACACGCTCACCAACGGCCACAGCAAGGGCAAGCTGTCCGGGGACGAGGGCTCCGAGGACGGGGACGACTACGACACGCCGCCGATCCTGAGGGAGCTCCAGTCGCTCAACACGGAGGAGGCCGTCGAGCAAAGGGCGGAGGTGGATCGCATGTTGGC AGAGGATCCATGGCGTGCTGCCCGCATGATCAAAGGTTACATGCAACAGCACAACATTCCCCAACGGGAGGTGGTGGACATCACAGGGCTGAACCAGTCTCACCTCTCCCAGCACCTCAACAAAGGCACGCCCATGAAAACGCAGAAACGAGCGGCCCTCTACACCTGGTATGTCAAGAAACAGCGGGAAATTCTCAGAC AGTTCAACCAGGCAGTGCAAGGTTCTGGCAGCAATATGACAGACAAAGGCAATCAGGATCCAacgttttttttcccagagttCAACCCCACTGGTCAGAGCATGGGTCAGCCCGGCGATGAGGTCGGCAGTGAACCCTCATGCAAGAAAATGAGACGTAACCGTTTCAAATGGGGGCCTGCATCACAGCAGATCCTCTACCAGGCCTATGAAAGGCAGAAGAACCCCAGCAAAGAGGAGAGGGAAGCTCTGGTAGAAGAGTGCAACAG AGCCGAGTGTCTCCAGAGAGGCGTATCCCCCTCCAAAGCTCAGGGCCTCGGCTCTAATCTGGTCACAGAAGTGCGAGTCTACAACTGGTTTGCCAACCGGCGCAAAGAGGAAGCCTTCAGGCAGAAGTTGGCCATGGACGCCTACAGCACACCAACCCACAGCATCAACCCTCTGCTGTCACACAGCTCTCCACATCATCCCCAGACCAGCGCTTCACCTCCCAGTAAGATGCCAG tgcgCTACAGCCAAGGCCCCGGTGAGGTCACCTCCTCCACAACCATCAGTCACCACAGTAGCAATGCCATGGCGACCAGCCAGTCAGTGCTTCAGCAGGTGTCTCCGGGAGGATTGGACCCCAGCCACAGTCTGCTGTCACCTGACGCCAAGATG ATTTCGGGTTCAGGTGGTGGACTTCCTCCTGTGAGCACACTCACCAACATCCACAGTTCCCATCACAGCCATCAGCAGTCACAGAACCTCATCATGCCTCTTTCTGGAGTCATGGCTATAGCACAGA GTTTAAACACATCACAGTCTCAGACGGTGCCAGTGATCAACAGTGTGGCGGGCAGCCTGGCAGCGCTGCAGCCGGTGCAGTTTTCTCAGCAGCTTCACAGCCCCCACCAGCAGAGCCTGATGCAACAGTCTCCCAGCCACATGAGCCAGCAGCCGTTCATGGCTactgtcacacactcacaca tgtACCCTCACAAGCAGGAACCCCCGCAATATTCCCACCCATCACGTTTCCCCTCGGCCATGGTGGTCACGGACGCCAACAGCATCAGCACCCTCAGCTCCATGTCCTCAAGCAAGACG TGTCCTCTTCAAGCTTGGTGA